In Methylobacterium sp. WL1, the sequence GGCTGGTGGCCGATCCGACCTTCGCCAAGATGCTCGGCGTCGAATTGTGGTTCTCGTTCTTCTTCGGCGTCTACAACGGCGCGATGATCGTCTCGCTGTCCGAGGTCGTGCCGGCGCATGTGCGGGCCAGCGGCTTCTCCCTGGCCTACAGCCTCGCCACGGCCCTGTTCGGCACCGCCACCCCGATGGTCTCGACCTACCTGATCGAGCAGACCGGCGATCGGGCGGCCCCGAGCTACTGGCTGATGGCGGCGGCCGCCTGCGGGATCGTCGCCACGCTCAGCCTGTTCCGGGGCGGCAAGCGGGAAGCCAGGATCCCCGCCCACGCCTGACGCGGTGGGATCAGGTCGCCTGCCAGATCCGGATCCGCGTCTTGAAGGCGGCGCGGATATGGGCCCGCGCCGCCGCCTCGGCGCCGTCGCCGTCATGGGCGCGGATCGCCGCGACGATCGCGGCGTGCTCGTCGAGCGATTCGAGCGCGCGTTCCGGGGCGGCGAGCGTCGTCGCGCCCGGCAGCAGCACCAGCGACAGGCGCATCGTCTCCAGGGTGTGCTGCAGGAAGCGGTTGCGCGCGGCGGCGTGGATCTGTCGATGGAACAGGCGGTTGGTTCGCGCCAGCGCCGCCCCGTCGCCGGCCAGCGCCCGGTCCCGGGCAATCATCTCTTCCAGAAGCTCGGTCTCGACCGCGCTGGCATGGATCGCGGCGAGCCTGGCCGCGGTTCCCTCCAGCACCTCGCGCATGTCGTAGAGTTCGCTGACCTGCCCGTAATCGAGCTGCGCCACGCTGGCACCGCGGTGCGGCTCGTGGGCGACGAGGCCCTGCGCTTCCAGCCGGCCCAACGCCTCGCGCACCGGCGTGCGGCTGATCGCGAAACGCTCCGCCAGCTCGGCCTCGCGCAGGCGGCTGCCGGGGGCGAGCTCGCCCTCCTCGATCGCCTGCAGCAGCCGCTCGTAGGCGGCGGCACCGTTGGAGCGCTCAGACTCGCTCGCCTTCATGGCCGGGCTCTCCTCGGCCGTGGCCATAGCGCGAAACGATGGCCGCAGGAACGCTTGCTCCGCATTGCATGCAAGCGTATACAATAATGGAAGCGCGGTTCGGATGACGGAGGCGGCGATGCAGGATCGGCAGGCGGGACCCTTTGATATCGTGGTGGTTGGCTCCGGCAACGCCGCCATGAGCGCGGGCCTCGCCGCCCTGGAGCGCGGCGCCTCGGTGCTGATGATCGAGAAGGCGGAGCCGGATCTGGCCGGCGGCAACACCGCCTACACCGCCGGCGCCATGCGGTTCGTCTACCAGGGCAACGACGACCTGATCCCGCTGCTCGCCGACCCGGACGACCAGCGCCTGCCGCGGACCGATTTCGGCGCCTACACGGCGCAGACCTTCGAGACCGACCTCCTCGGCTTCAACGACGGCAGGCCGCTGTCGCGCGAGCAGCGCATCCTGATCGACGAGAGCGGCGCGGCCCTGCGCTGGCTCTCGACGCAAGGCGTGAAGTTCGAGCCGATCTACGCCCGGCAATCCTTCGAGAAGGACGGCCGCTTCGTGTTCTGGGGCGGCCTGACGCTCGCGACCCACGACGAGGGGTTCGGTCTCGCCCGTGCGGAGCTTGAGGCCTTCACGAAGGCCGGCGGCGAGATCCGCTACGGCTGCCCGGCCACCGGGCTGATCGTCGAGGCGGGCCGCGTCGTCGGCGTGGAGACGCCGCAGGGCGCGTTCCGGGCCGGGGCGGTGATCCTGGCCTGCGGCGGCTTCGAATCGAACCCCGCGCTGCGGACCCGGTTCATCGGCGCGGGCTGGGACAAGGCCCGGGTGCGCGGCACGCCGCACAACCGCGGCGACGGGCTGGAGATGGCGCTCGCGCTCGGCGCCAAGCCGCACGGCTTCTACGGCGGCTGCCACGCCACCCCGATGGACCTGCACACGCCCGATTACGGCAACCTCGACCTGCCGCACGGCGAGCGCAAGCACTACCGCAAGATCTGCTACTTCCTGGGCCTCATGCTGAATGCCGCCGGGCAGCGGTTCGTCGACGAGGGCAAGAACTTCCGCAACTACACCTACGCCCAGTTCGGCCGCTCGATCATGGAGCAGCCCGGGCACGTCGCCTGGCAGATCTTCGACGCCAAGGTCGATCACCTGCTCTACAGCGAGTACCGGTTCCACGACGCCCACTTCGTCGAGGCCGACACGCTCGACGGGCTGCTCGACAGGCTCGACGGCATCGACCGCGCGGCGGCCCGGCGCACCATCGCGGATTTCAACGCCGCCGTGGACGATGCCGTGCCGTTCGACCCCACCGTTAAGGACGGCCGCGGCACCAAGGGGCTGCCCCTGCCGAAGTCGAACTGGGCGCAGGCGATCGAGACCGGGCCGTTCAAGGCCTACCCGGTTACGGGCGGCATCACCTTCACGTATGGCGGCGTCGAGGTCGGGGAGGGTGGCGGCGTCCGGCGCGAGGACGGCAGCGAGATCCCCGGTCTCTACGCCTGCGGCGAGATGGTCGGCGGCGTGTTCTTCAACGGCTATCCCGGCGGCTCGGGCCTGACCTCCGGCGTGGTCTTCGGGCGGCGGGCCGGCTACGGCGCCGCGGAGGCCGTGCGGGGTTAGAAGATCCGGTGGTTTCTCGGATCTCTTCGTCAATCGCGGATCCCAAGGCCGCAGGATGAACCACCTTGTCATTCCGGGGCGCCGCAGGCGGCCCCGGGATGACAAGGAGGGTGATGGAACGACCCGGGAATTCTGACGCGTCTGAAAGACATCGTATTCCGGGGTGACTTCGCGCCATCGGCGGGCGGGATACGGGACGGCGCGCGTTCGCCATCGTCGCAAGCACCTGTCCCCATCGAACGCGCGCGCGTAGAAGACGCCCATGTCAGACAGGCAGGCCGTCTTCACCATCACCCGGGGCGTCCCGTTCCTGCCGGCGCTGGCCGAGGCGCTGCTGTCCGGCCGGCTGGTCGGGCACGTGGCGGACGATCCGCTGGCGCTCGCATCAGTCACCATCTACCTGCCGACCCGCCGGGCCGCGCGGGCGCTGGGCGCGATCCTGGCCGAGCGGCTCGGCCGGCGGGCCCACGAGCGGGGCGCGCCGGCTACGCGGCCCTGCTGCCCCGGATGATCCCCCTGGGCGAGGCCGACGAGGCGGAACTCGACCTCGCCTCCGAGCCGCTGCTCGAGGACAACGATCCCCTCAGCACGCCGATGCTGCCGCTGGAGCGTCGGCTGATCCTCGCCCGCCTGGTCCAGGCCTGGGCGAAATCAGTGGACCGGACCCTGCTGCCGCTGGACGCCGAGGTGCCGTTCCTGGTGCCGTCCTCCCCCGCCGACGCGGTCGGGCTCGCCGGCGATCTCGAACGGTTGATGGATGCGCTCACCGTCGAGGGGCTGCCCTGGTCGGAGATCGGCGCCGCCGTGGAGGCCGAGTATTCGCGCTATTTCGGCCTGACGCTGGATTTCGTGAAGATCGCCGCCGAGAACTGGCCGAAGCTCCTGGCCGAGCGCGGCCTGTCCGATCCCGTCGCCCGCGCCCGCGGCCTCGTCCTCGCCGAGGGACAGCGCCTCGCGCGGACCGCTCCGACGGATCCCGTGGTCGTCGCCGGATCGCTGGGCTCCGTGCCCGCCACCGCCCGGCTGATCGCGGCGGTGGCGAAGCTGCCCCGGGGCGCCGTGGTCCTGCCCGGGCTCGATCTCGACCTCGACGCCGCCGGCTGGTCCGGCATCGACACCGGCGAGGGGTTTTCCCGGGTGATCGCCCACGGGCACCCCCAGGCGGTGCTGCACCGGCTGCTCGGGCCGGACAACCTCGCCCTTCCGCGCGCGGACGTCGTCGCGCTGGGGGCTCCGGATCCCGGGCAGGCGGCCCGGGCCGCGCTGCTGTCGCAGGGCCTGCGCCCGGCCGACACCACCGACGCCTGGGCCGACCTCGACCCGGAACAGCGCGACGCGATCGCCGAGGACGGCCTCGCGGGGTTGGCGCTCACGGAGGCCGCCGACGAGCGGGAGGAGGCGCTGGTCGCCGCGCTGGCCCTGCGCGAGACGCTTCAGGTCCCGGGCGCCACCGCGGCCCTGGTCACGCCCGATCGCGGTCTCGCCGGGCGTGTCGCGGTGGAGCTGCTGCGCTGGGGCATCGTCGCCGAGGATACGGCCGGGCTGGCGCTGGCCGGAAGCCCGGCCGGGCGGCTCGCCCGGTTGACCGCGGAGCTGGCCGCCGACCTCGCCCGCAACCAGGCCGACGCGATCCCGGCTCGGCTGATCGCGCTGCTGTCGCACCCGATGGTCCGCCTCGGCCTGCCCCGGTCCGACGTGGTGCGCGGCGCCGCCGCCCTGGAGATCGGGCTGCTGCGCGGTCCCGTCCCGGCCCCGGGCTTTCCGGGGTTGCGCAATGCCCTCGCCGCCGAGCGGGTCGGGCCGCCGGAGCGCCGCCCGAGGGCCAAGCGCCGCCTGAAGGACATCGACTGGGATCTCGCCGCCGACCTGCTCGCCCGGCTGGAGCAGGTCTTCGCCGCGTTCCCCGGTCCGGACGGCGCCGTCGACTGCGATCTCGTCGCCACCGCGGCCCTGCACCGCGCCGCCTGCGACTGGCTGATCGCCGGCCCGGAGGACGGGGCGCAAGAGGCACAGCAAGACGCCTCAGGGGACGTCCCGCAAGACGCCTCGCGAGATGCCCCTGAACAGGCTGCGGACGGCTCCCTGTCCTGCCTCGATGCCCTGTTCGACGACCTGGAGATGGCCGAGCCCGGCCTGATGCCGGGGCGGTTCGACGATTACGCGACCTTCTTCACATCGCTCGCCCGGGAGCGCCTGGTCGGCTGCTCGGGCGAGGCGCCGCATCCGCGCCTGCGCATCCTCGGCCTGCTGGAGGCGCGATTGCTGTCGGTGGACCGGGTGGTGCTCGGCGGGCTCGACGAGGGCGTCTGGCCGGTGCGGACCCTGACCGACGCGTTCCTCAACCGGCCGATGCGCGAGCGGGTCGGTCTAAACCCGCCCGAGCGGCGGATCGGCCAGATGGCGCACGACTTCGTGCAGGCGCTGGGCTGCCGCGACGCGGTGATCACCCGGGCGCTCAAGCGCGAGGGCTCGCCGACCGTGCCGTCGCGCCTGATCCAGCGCCTGCGTGCGCTGGCCGGCGACGCGCGCTGGGAGGCGGTGCTGGAGGCCGGCCGGCGCTTCACCGGCCTCGCGGCCCGCCTCGACGCGGCCCCACCCGAGAAGCGGCTGAAGCGCCCGGCGCCGAAGCCCGACCCGGCCCTGTTCCCGCGCTCGCTCAGCGTCACCGAGATCGAGACGCTGGTGCGCGACCCCTACAGCATCTTCGCCCGCCACGTGCTCGGGCTCGACCCCCTGGAGCCGCTGGCCGCGGTGCCGAGCGTGGCGACCCGCGGCTCCCTCGTGCACGACATCTTCTCGGAGTTCGCCAGCGCCCATCCACAGGGCCTGCCCGGGCAGCCGGAGGAGCGCCTGCTCGCCATCGCGGCCAACGCGTTCGGCGAGATCGCCGACACCTATCCGGAACTCTACGCCGAGTGGTGGCCGCGCTACGAGCGCATGGCCGCCGCCTACCTCGCCTGGGAGGCGCAGCGGCGGCCGGCTCTGCGCCGCATCCACCCGGAGGTATCCGGGCGCTGGGTGATCCCCATGGGCCGCGAGAGCTTCACCCTGCGGGCCCGGGCCGACCGGATCGAGCTGCGCCCGGACGGCACCGCCTGCATCGTCGACTACAAGACCGGCACGCCGCCCTCGGCCAAGATGATCTTTACCGGGTTCTCGCCGCAGCTCACCCTGGAGGCGGCGATGCTGATGCACGGCGCCTTCGACGGAGTGCCGCCGGTCAAGGCGACGCCGGACCTGCTCTACGTCCACGCCTCGGGCGGCCGGAAGCCGTTCGTCCCGATTCCTGTGAAGCCGCCCCGCGGCGAGGAGCGCAGCGTCGACGCGATCGTGGCCGAGCACGCCACCCGCCTGAAGGGCCTGGTCGCCCGGTTCATGACCGGCGAGGCGGCCTACACGGCCCGGCCCTACCCGCAATATGCCAGCCAGTACGGGGCGTACGACCACCTGGCCCGGGTGCCGGAATGGTCGCTTGGTGGGGAGGAGGGCGGGGAGTGAGCGGCGTACTTGCCGACCCCGATCTGTCCCACCCCCGGCCCCTCATCCTGAGGTGCCGGAGCGCAGCGTAGGCCTCGAAGGAGCCCTCCAGCCGGCCGCACGATCCCTGGAGGCCTCCTTCGAGGCGGCTGCGCCGCACCTCAGGATGAGGGGGTGGGTGAGAGGTGACGGGGCGGGGGAGGTGCTCCGTCCCCAAGTCTTAAAAGAACGCCTGCAGTCCCGTCTGGGCGCGGCCCAAAATCAACGCGTGGACGTCGTGGGTGCCCTCGTAGGTGTTCACCGTCTCGAGGTTCTGGGCGTGGCGCATCACGTGGTACTCGCCCATGATGCCGTTGCCGCCGTGCATGTCGCGGGCGGTGCGGGCGATGTCGAGGGCCTTGCCGCAATTGTTGCGCTTGATCAGCGAGATCATCTCGGGGGCCATCCGGCCCTCGTCCATCAGCCGCCCGACCCGCAGCGAGGCCTGCAGCCCGAGGGTGATCTCGGTCTGCATGTCGGCGAGCTTCTTCTGGACCAGTTGGGTCTGGGCGAGGGGACGCCCGAACTGCTTGCGCTCGAGGGTGTAGTTGCGCGCCCGGTGCCAGCAATCCTCCGCGGCGCCCATCGCCCCCCAGGAGATGCCGTAGCGCGCCCGGTTGAGGCAGCCGAACGGGCCCTTGAGCCCGGAGACGTTGGGGAGCAGCGCGTCCTCGCCGACCTCGACGCCCTCCATGACGATCTCGCCGGTGGTGGAGGCGCGCAGGGACAGCTTGCCCTTGAGGGTCGGGGCGGAGAGGCCCTTCATGCCCTTCTCGAGCAGGAAGCCGCGGATCGCGCCCTCATGCGCGTCGGACTTCGCCCAGACCACGAACACGTCCGCGAAGGGCGCGTTCGAGATCCACATCTTGGCGCCCGAGATCCGGTAGCCGCCGTCGATCTTCTCCGCCTTGGTCTTCATACCGGCGGGATCGGAGCCGGCATCGGGCTCGGTCAGGCCGAAGCAGCCGATCCATTCGCCCGAGGCGAGCTTGGGCAGGAATTTCTGGCGCTGCGCCTCCGAGCCGTAGGCGTGGATCGGGTACATCACCAGCGAGGATTGCACGCTCATCATCGAACGGTAGCCGGAATCCACCGCCTCGACCGCCCGCGCCACCAGCCCGTAGGCGACGTAGGAGGCGCCGGCGCAGCCGTATTCCTCCGGGAGCGTCACGCCGAGCAGGCCGAGTTCGCCCATCTTCCGGAACAGCCCGGGATCGGTCTTCTCCTCGGCGTAGGCCTCGACGATGCCGGGCAGGAGCTGCTCCTGCGCGAAGCTCTGAGCCACGTCGCGGATCGCCCGCTCGTCCTCGGTGAGCTGGTCGTCCAGCAGGAACGGGTCCTCCCAGACGAAGCGGGACGAGGCCGGGGCCGACGGTGAGGCGCTGCCCGGGGGGCGCATCGGAGCGTTCATGTGAATTCCTCGCCTACAGGGTGTGGCGGGCTTCGGCCCCGCGCTTGGCGTCAACCTAGACCCAGACGGCCTGCCGTCCAACGCACCCGGTGACGCTGGGCTCCGAGCGTCACGCCCTGCCGAGCAGCATCAGCCACAGGAGCGTCGTCAGCGGCGCCATCAGGGTTGAGACCAGCACGGAGGCCGCGACCATCCCGGTCTCGGTCCGGTAGCGGGCGGCCAGCAGGTAGGCGTTGATCCCCACCGGCATGGCGGCGAACAGGGTGGCGACGCCCGCGTAAGCCGTCGGCATCTTGAAGACGTGGAAGGCGAGCACCCACACGGCCAGCGGGTGCAGCAGGTTCTTCAGGCCCGCGATCACCAGCGCACCCTTGAGGTCGAACAGCACCCGGTAGCGCTTGAGCCCCGCGCCGAGCGCCACCAGCGCGCAGGTCGAGGCGGTGCCCGCGAAGGCGTCGATCAGGGCCTTGGGGATCCCGGCCGGGGTGATTCCGAGGCCCTTCATGGCCATGCCCACGAGGAGCGCCACGAAGATCGGGTTCTTGAGCAGGACCAAGCCCAGGCCGCGGATCCGCGCCAGGACCGGCAGGCCGGAATCGGACTCGATCAGGAAGGTGGCGCAGCCCATCATCAGCGGCAGGTGGACGGCGAGCAGCATGAACAGCGGGAAGGCGCCGTCCTCGCCGTAGGCCTGGAGGATCATCGGCACGCCGACGAACACGGTGTTCGACTGGCTGGCCGCGAAGCCGTGCAGGATCGCGCCGCGCCTTTCGATCCCGGCGCGCCGCCGGGCGATCAGCGTGCCGACGAACCAGGACACGCCCGCCCCGCCGAAATAGGCGGCCCAGTAGGTCCAGGCGATCTCGCCGGTCATCCCCGGCCGGGTCAGCGTGGCGATGATCAGGGCCGGCACCGCCACCGCGAACACGTATTCCGACAGGCCGTCGCTCACCTTGTCGGAGAGCAGGCCTGTCAGCGCCGCGCCCCAGCCGATCAGGACGATCCCGAAGATCGGGGCGATGATGGCGAGGGCGTTCACGGATCGGGTCGGGGCTGCGCGCGGGGGGAGCTCGCGCATAGCATGACGAGGCTGGCTTTTGTGCCCCCGGGTGCGCGCCGGGGGCGTGTATAGGGCCTACTTGTTCTCCAGGACCTCGATCGGGTTGGTGCGCTGGCTGGCGGGCGGCTCCTTGGTCAGCTTGGCCCCGCCCTCCCGCTGCCCCTTGACGTCCCTGGGCGCGCCGGGGCCGCCGGTGGCCGTGCCGCCCTGGCCGGACTGGGTCGGAACCGAGCCGGAGGCCAGCTCCAGGCAGGTCACCATCTCGACGTAGGACGGGTAGCCCCCGGCCTTGAACTGGTTCTCGCACTGGCGCTTGGCGGCAGGGCTGTAGCTTCCCCAGTGATCCTGGGCCTGGCGCTTGGCCTCCCGCTCGGACCGGAGGCAGCCATCGTAGTTGGCCTGGTCGCTGATCGAGGTGTTGGCGACCTGCGCCGACTTGCAGGTCGATTCCACGTCGAGATTCGGCACCGTGTCGGCCCGGGCGGATCCGGATGCGAGGGACAGGGCGAGGAGCGCGAGCGCTCCGGGGATGCAGGCGCGGGATTTGGCGGTCCGGGGGGGCATCATGGACGTGAGACTCGCGGTCGAGAGCAGTATGCGGCGGCACAACGCGCAGGACCGGCCTTCGGCACCACGCACCCGCCGATCAATCGCCGTGCGCGCCGCGCAGGGCCTGGTCGAGGTCGCCGAACAGGTCCTGCGTATCCTCGATCCCGGTAGACAGGCGCAGGAGGTCCGGCGGGCAGGGGCTCCCAAGTCCCTCCACCGAGGCGCGGTGCTCGATCAGGCTCTCGACGCCGCCGAGCGAGGTCGCGCGCTTCCACAGCCGCACCCGTGCCGCGGTCGCGATCGCGCCGGCCTCGCCGCCCGCCACCCGGATCGACAGCATGAAGCCGAAGCCGTCCTGCATCTGCCGGCGCGCCACCGCGTGCCCGGGATCGTCGGGCAGGCCCGGATACAGGACGTGGCTCACATGCGGATGCAGGCGCAGGCGCTCGGCGAGCCGCAG encodes:
- the tcuA gene encoding FAD-dependent tricarballylate dehydrogenase TcuA, producing the protein MQDRQAGPFDIVVVGSGNAAMSAGLAALERGASVLMIEKAEPDLAGGNTAYTAGAMRFVYQGNDDLIPLLADPDDQRLPRTDFGAYTAQTFETDLLGFNDGRPLSREQRILIDESGAALRWLSTQGVKFEPIYARQSFEKDGRFVFWGGLTLATHDEGFGLARAELEAFTKAGGEIRYGCPATGLIVEAGRVVGVETPQGAFRAGAVILACGGFESNPALRTRFIGAGWDKARVRGTPHNRGDGLEMALALGAKPHGFYGGCHATPMDLHTPDYGNLDLPHGERKHYRKICYFLGLMLNAAGQRFVDEGKNFRNYTYAQFGRSIMEQPGHVAWQIFDAKVDHLLYSEYRFHDAHFVEADTLDGLLDRLDGIDRAAARRTIADFNAAVDDAVPFDPTVKDGRGTKGLPLPKSNWAQAIETGPFKAYPVTGGITFTYGGVEVGEGGGVRREDGSEIPGLYACGEMVGGVFFNGYPGGSGLTSGVVFGRRAGYGAAEAVRG
- a CDS encoding acyl-CoA dehydrogenase; the encoded protein is MNAPMRPPGSASPSAPASSRFVWEDPFLLDDQLTEDERAIRDVAQSFAQEQLLPGIVEAYAEEKTDPGLFRKMGELGLLGVTLPEEYGCAGASYVAYGLVARAVEAVDSGYRSMMSVQSSLVMYPIHAYGSEAQRQKFLPKLASGEWIGCFGLTEPDAGSDPAGMKTKAEKIDGGYRISGAKMWISNAPFADVFVVWAKSDAHEGAIRGFLLEKGMKGLSAPTLKGKLSLRASTTGEIVMEGVEVGEDALLPNVSGLKGPFGCLNRARYGISWGAMGAAEDCWHRARNYTLERKQFGRPLAQTQLVQKKLADMQTEITLGLQASLRVGRLMDEGRMAPEMISLIKRNNCGKALDIARTARDMHGGNGIMGEYHVMRHAQNLETVNTYEGTHDVHALILGRAQTGLQAFF
- a CDS encoding GntR family transcriptional regulator, translating into MKASESERSNGAAAYERLLQAIEEGELAPGSRLREAELAERFAISRTPVREALGRLEAQGLVAHEPHRGASVAQLDYGQVSELYDMREVLEGTAARLAAIHASAVETELLEEMIARDRALAGDGAALARTNRLFHRQIHAAARNRFLQHTLETMRLSLVLLPGATTLAAPERALESLDEHAAIVAAIRAHDGDGAEAAARAHIRAAFKTRIRIWQAT
- a CDS encoding AEC family transporter, whose amino-acid sequence is MNALAIIAPIFGIVLIGWGAALTGLLSDKVSDGLSEYVFAVAVPALIIATLTRPGMTGEIAWTYWAAYFGGAGVSWFVGTLIARRRAGIERRGAILHGFAASQSNTVFVGVPMILQAYGEDGAFPLFMLLAVHLPLMMGCATFLIESDSGLPVLARIRGLGLVLLKNPIFVALLVGMAMKGLGITPAGIPKALIDAFAGTASTCALVALGAGLKRYRVLFDLKGALVIAGLKNLLHPLAVWVLAFHVFKMPTAYAGVATLFAAMPVGINAYLLAARYRTETGMVAASVLVSTLMAPLTTLLWLMLLGRA